In Actinomyces radicidentis, one genomic interval encodes:
- a CDS encoding DUF726 domain-containing protein produces the protein MAAHAKVRYTAVGRDGARAVLTLTSDEQLIEEWAGLDAEPTFSGAARLVGNAALCARLHQYVAAKKAQRVAAQGLDAVGQGEEAAAEEVMEALTGIEDDSARETFTEEELEEAPSWFENLWHEVKTEKVELDVVLAWLSAETEAAENSLLQVAEILGYGEWVSDERDREAWCSACLQRTVHKFLAIPGPWYDAWCCRGCGVITTRCAVPACANMSVRGMGPTGTRAMAVPMCAEHTHEIPDFEASGYRIEDLEHWKDLFEYKRKDVGRIAKRGAVAAGVTVVAVPLAVVAAPAIGGAVGVATSAVGSGATLSGAAAVNHGLALLGGGTIASGGLGMAGGTLVIAAAGGAVGGAYGMRVGTAYLGEDASFTIECVRDGDGPAVVYSSGFLTESDDAWSRWKRLIDTAYPENPVYRVSWGAKERKDLAALAGKGAAGHRGVGAVAMAALRATRLAVAKIAPFAVLSTAVEVAANPWTVAQRNASAAGTTLASILRRTENKEGFILVGHSLGAALMTAAIVGLAEDDETSPVVDAHLLGAATSTEIDGELLAAGVTGKVRNYFSRRDKVLAALYRMASLGGEAAGAVGFKRASGRVVNIDVSAEVPKHSDYVMNLGLRTE, from the coding sequence ATGGCAGCCCATGCAAAGGTTCGGTACACCGCCGTAGGCCGGGACGGTGCGCGCGCGGTCCTCACACTGACGAGCGATGAGCAGCTCATTGAGGAGTGGGCCGGGCTCGATGCGGAGCCCACGTTCTCCGGCGCCGCGCGTCTCGTCGGCAATGCGGCCCTGTGCGCGCGTCTCCATCAGTACGTCGCGGCGAAGAAGGCGCAGCGCGTTGCGGCGCAGGGCCTCGACGCGGTCGGTCAGGGGGAGGAAGCAGCAGCCGAGGAGGTGATGGAAGCGCTCACCGGAATCGAGGACGATTCGGCCCGCGAGACCTTCACCGAGGAGGAGCTGGAAGAGGCACCCAGTTGGTTCGAGAACCTGTGGCACGAGGTCAAGACCGAGAAGGTCGAGCTTGACGTCGTCCTCGCCTGGCTGAGCGCCGAGACGGAGGCTGCGGAGAATTCGCTCCTCCAGGTTGCCGAGATCCTGGGATACGGCGAGTGGGTCTCTGATGAGCGCGATCGTGAGGCCTGGTGCTCGGCCTGCCTGCAGCGCACCGTCCACAAGTTCCTCGCGATCCCAGGACCCTGGTACGACGCCTGGTGCTGCCGCGGCTGCGGCGTCATCACGACCCGTTGCGCGGTCCCGGCCTGCGCGAACATGTCCGTGCGTGGGATGGGACCGACAGGGACCCGGGCCATGGCTGTGCCGATGTGCGCCGAGCACACCCATGAGATCCCTGACTTCGAGGCGAGTGGGTATCGAATTGAGGACCTCGAGCACTGGAAGGACCTGTTCGAGTACAAGCGCAAGGACGTCGGCAGGATCGCCAAGCGGGGAGCCGTTGCGGCCGGAGTCACTGTGGTGGCCGTCCCGCTGGCTGTCGTGGCCGCACCCGCCATCGGAGGTGCCGTTGGGGTTGCCACCTCGGCTGTCGGGAGCGGTGCGACGCTCTCCGGAGCTGCAGCGGTGAACCACGGGCTTGCGCTTCTCGGTGGTGGCACCATCGCCTCCGGGGGACTGGGCATGGCAGGAGGAACGCTCGTCATCGCCGCGGCTGGTGGTGCTGTGGGAGGCGCCTACGGCATGCGCGTCGGGACTGCCTATCTCGGGGAGGACGCTTCTTTCACGATTGAGTGCGTTCGAGATGGTGATGGGCCGGCCGTCGTCTACTCGAGCGGCTTCCTCACTGAGTCCGATGACGCTTGGTCCCGGTGGAAGCGGCTCATTGACACCGCTTACCCCGAGAATCCGGTCTACCGGGTGAGCTGGGGAGCCAAGGAGCGCAAGGACCTTGCGGCGCTCGCGGGCAAGGGCGCTGCGGGACATCGCGGAGTTGGCGCCGTCGCAATGGCTGCGCTGCGGGCGACCCGGCTCGCCGTCGCGAAGATCGCCCCGTTCGCGGTGCTGTCGACCGCAGTGGAGGTCGCTGCGAACCCCTGGACGGTGGCGCAGCGCAACGCGTCGGCCGCCGGCACGACCCTTGCCTCGATCCTCCGGCGCACTGAGAACAAGGAGGGCTTCATCCTCGTGGGACACAGCCTGGGTGCGGCTCTCATGACCGCAGCGATCGTCGGGCTCGCTGAGGACGACGAGACCTCGCCTGTGGTTGACGCGCACCTCTTGGGAGCAGCGACGTCGACGGAGATCGATGGCGAGCTCCTGGCTGCCGGCGTGACCGGCAAGGTCAGGAACTATTTCTCCCGCCGTGACAAGGTCCTTGCCGCGCTGTACAGGATGGCCTCTCTCGGCGGCGAGGCCGCCGGCGCAGTGGGCTTCAAGAGAGCGTCCGGGCGCGTGGTGAATATCGATGTGTCCGCAGAGGTTCCGAAGCACTCGGACTACGTAATGAACCTCGGGCTGAGGACGGAGTGA
- a CDS encoding IS256 family transposase, which yields MTHHQSALSALIGELLADPEASRDEMFRRLLAAGLQDLIDAEAEAVIGASRYERTPDRITRRNGTRSKTVATTAGEVDLAIPKLRRGSFFPSLLSPRRRVDKALYAVIATAWVEGVSTRKVDDLVKALGCESGISKSQVSRICADIDQTVGAFLNRPLDHTWFPYLYLDATYLDVRVGHRVVSQATVVAVGVSAAGRREILGMAVGDSESTDFWTSFLRSLRERGLAVCGPSRPEGVALVVSDSHAGLKAAVKAILPGAAWQRCRVHFARNITSRLGSARSKPVNALISTVFAQTSPQAVRATYHQVTDSLRGTFPDIADMLEAAEADLTAFAAFPTEHWKKIWSNNPIERVNAEIKRRADVVQVFPNPDSVTRLIGAVLLEQHEEWQYGERRYLSQTSMQRLTHTLTNDTQPLPLTA from the coding sequence ATGACCCACCATCAGTCTGCCTTGTCCGCCTTGATCGGGGAACTCCTGGCCGACCCTGAGGCCTCACGCGACGAGATGTTCCGCCGTCTGCTGGCCGCCGGACTGCAGGACCTCATCGACGCCGAAGCCGAAGCGGTGATCGGCGCCTCCCGCTACGAGCGCACCCCGGATCGCATCACGCGCCGCAATGGGACGCGCTCCAAGACGGTGGCGACCACTGCCGGGGAGGTCGACCTGGCCATCCCCAAGCTGCGCCGGGGTTCCTTCTTCCCGTCCCTGCTGTCCCCGCGCAGGAGGGTCGACAAGGCCCTGTACGCGGTGATCGCCACCGCCTGGGTCGAGGGGGTCTCCACCCGCAAGGTCGATGACCTGGTCAAGGCCCTGGGCTGCGAGTCCGGCATCTCCAAGTCCCAGGTCTCACGGATCTGCGCCGACATCGACCAGACGGTCGGTGCCTTCCTGAACCGGCCTCTGGACCACACCTGGTTCCCCTACCTCTACCTGGACGCCACCTACCTCGACGTGCGCGTCGGACACCGCGTCGTCTCCCAGGCCACCGTCGTCGCGGTAGGGGTCTCCGCCGCCGGGCGCCGCGAGATCCTGGGCATGGCCGTGGGCGACAGCGAGTCCACCGACTTCTGGACCAGCTTCCTGCGCTCCCTGCGCGAGCGGGGCCTGGCCGTGTGCGGGCCCTCCCGGCCCGAGGGTGTCGCCCTGGTCGTGTCCGACTCCCACGCCGGCCTGAAGGCCGCCGTCAAGGCGATCCTGCCCGGCGCGGCCTGGCAGCGCTGCCGCGTGCACTTCGCCCGCAACATCACCTCCCGCCTGGGATCAGCACGCTCCAAGCCCGTCAACGCCCTCATCTCCACGGTGTTCGCCCAGACCAGCCCCCAGGCCGTGCGCGCCACCTACCACCAGGTCACCGACTCCCTGAGAGGCACCTTCCCGGACATCGCCGACATGCTCGAGGCCGCCGAGGCTGACCTGACCGCGTTCGCCGCCTTCCCCACCGAGCACTGGAAGAAGATCTGGTCCAACAACCCCATCGAACGCGTCAACGCCGAGATCAAGCGCCGCGCCGACGTCGTCCAGGTCTTCCCCAACCCAGACTCCGTGACCCGCCTCATCGGCGCCGTCCTGCTCGAGCAGCACGAGGAGTGGCAGTACGGCGAACGCCGCTACCTGTCCCAGACCTCCATGCAACGACTCACCCACACCCTCACCAACGACACCCAACCCCTGCCCCTGACCGCCTGA
- a CDS encoding type I restriction-modification system subunit M, which translates to MSKETERAALHKAIWQVANDLRGSVDGWDFKAYVLGFLFYRFISENLTEYINRTERDAGDPEFDYRLLPREDAEYARAGIVEEKGFFILPEDLFANVRERAGRDENLNESLERIFKNIEASAMGAGSESDLRGLFDDIDVNSKKLGNTVAQRNAKLVKLLNAIGELNLDYGDSAIDTFGDAYEFLMTMYASSAGKSGGEFFTPQEVSEVLAKIAANGRSRLNRVYDPACGSGSLLLKFANVVGKDNVGGFYGQEVNLTTYNLCRINMFLHDVNFESFDIALGDTLVEPAHWDAEPFDAIVSNPPYSTKWIGKDDPTLINDPRFSPAGVLAPKSKADLAFTMHMLSWLAEDGTAAIVEFPGVLYRGAAEGKIRQYLVENNFVDAVVQLPPDLFFGTTIATCVIVLKKSKADNSVLFLDASKEFVREGNKNKLSPENQAMILGTLGERSDVDHVAALVPAERIAENGFNLSVSSYVEEEDTREEVDIVELNARIQQIVQRENELRASIDAIIADLEGEAK; encoded by the coding sequence GTGTCCAAGGAGACCGAGCGCGCCGCGCTCCACAAGGCGATCTGGCAGGTGGCCAACGACCTGCGTGGCAGCGTGGACGGCTGGGACTTCAAGGCCTACGTCCTGGGCTTCCTCTTCTACCGGTTCATCTCGGAGAACCTCACCGAGTACATCAACCGCACCGAGCGCGATGCCGGCGACCCGGAGTTCGACTACCGCCTCCTGCCCCGCGAGGACGCCGAGTACGCCCGCGCCGGCATCGTGGAGGAGAAGGGGTTCTTCATCCTCCCCGAGGACCTCTTCGCCAACGTGCGCGAGCGTGCTGGCCGGGACGAGAACCTGAACGAGAGCCTTGAGCGGATCTTCAAGAACATCGAGGCGTCAGCGATGGGTGCCGGCTCCGAGTCGGACTTGCGCGGTCTCTTCGATGACATCGACGTCAACTCGAAGAAGCTCGGGAACACGGTTGCCCAGCGCAACGCGAAGCTCGTCAAGCTGCTGAATGCCATCGGGGAGCTCAATCTCGACTACGGAGACTCGGCGATCGACACCTTCGGCGACGCCTACGAGTTCCTGATGACGATGTACGCCTCCTCGGCCGGGAAGTCCGGTGGCGAGTTCTTCACGCCTCAGGAGGTCAGCGAGGTCTTGGCGAAGATCGCAGCGAACGGGCGCTCTCGACTCAACCGCGTATACGACCCCGCCTGCGGCTCGGGCTCCCTGCTGTTGAAGTTCGCGAACGTGGTCGGTAAGGACAACGTGGGCGGCTTCTACGGGCAGGAGGTCAACCTGACGACCTACAACCTGTGCCGCATCAACATGTTCCTCCATGACGTGAACTTCGAGAGCTTCGACATCGCGCTGGGGGACACGCTCGTGGAGCCGGCGCACTGGGACGCGGAGCCCTTCGACGCGATCGTCTCCAACCCGCCGTACTCGACGAAGTGGATCGGTAAGGACGACCCGACGCTGATCAACGACCCGCGCTTCTCCCCAGCGGGCGTGCTGGCTCCGAAGTCGAAGGCGGACCTGGCCTTCACGATGCACATGCTGTCCTGGCTGGCTGAGGACGGTACGGCGGCGATCGTCGAGTTCCCGGGCGTGCTGTACCGCGGCGCGGCTGAGGGGAAGATCCGCCAGTACCTGGTGGAGAACAACTTCGTCGACGCCGTCGTCCAGCTCCCGCCGGACCTATTCTTCGGGACGACGATCGCGACCTGCGTCATCGTGCTCAAGAAATCCAAGGCAGACAACAGCGTGCTGTTCTTGGACGCCTCGAAGGAGTTCGTGCGCGAGGGCAACAAGAACAAGCTCTCTCCGGAGAACCAGGCGATGATCCTGGGGACGCTGGGGGAGCGATCCGATGTCGATCACGTCGCCGCGCTGGTCCCCGCCGAGCGCATCGCGGAGAACGGCTTCAACCTGTCGGTGTCCTCCTACGTTGAGGAGGAAGACACACGCGAGGAGGTCGACATCGTCGAGCTGAACGCTCGCATCCAGCAGATTGTCCAGCGCGAGAACGAGTTGCGCGCCAGCATCGACGCGATCATCGCCGACCTCGAGGGGGAAGCGAAGTGA
- a CDS encoding restriction endonuclease subunit S — MSRIDDMVRELGPDGVEFRALGEVAALRRGSGMPKSAFSDDGVPAIHYGHIYTRYGIYTRSAKAHVPTDAAESLQPVHPGELVIANTSENLEDVGKAVAWLGDSDAVTGGHATVVSSDVLDPKFLSYYVRTPAFFAQKRRFAFGTKVIELSAVNLAKIPFPVPPMSIQREIVGILDQFTELEAELEAELEERRRQYTRVADEIIWRRDGATPVAPLDELGALRRGRRFTRADFVSEGISAIHYGEVYTTYGTSTAHAVSSVRKDLAPSLRYAKPGDVIIAGVGETVADVGIGVAWLGDVPVAFHDDSFAFTSQLDPRYVSHVFRTPHYHRAKESFVSRAKVKRLGANGLGRIEIPVPNQERQIWIADQLDALEALHADLGSGLPAEIVARRQQYEYYRDKLLTFPERKDHA; from the coding sequence GTGAGCCGTATCGACGACATGGTCCGGGAGTTGGGCCCGGACGGTGTTGAGTTCCGCGCGCTCGGCGAAGTTGCTGCGCTGCGACGCGGGAGCGGAATGCCCAAGTCGGCCTTCTCCGATGACGGCGTCCCTGCCATTCACTACGGTCATATCTACACGCGCTATGGCATCTACACCAGGTCGGCGAAAGCCCACGTGCCGACGGATGCGGCGGAGTCACTACAGCCTGTGCATCCGGGCGAACTGGTGATCGCCAACACTAGCGAGAATCTTGAAGACGTCGGCAAGGCCGTTGCCTGGTTGGGAGACTCGGATGCCGTCACGGGTGGCCACGCCACGGTGGTGTCGTCCGATGTGCTCGACCCGAAGTTCCTCTCCTATTACGTTCGGACGCCTGCCTTCTTCGCGCAGAAGCGCCGCTTCGCGTTCGGTACGAAGGTGATCGAGTTGTCCGCGGTGAATCTCGCGAAGATACCCTTTCCGGTCCCGCCGATGTCCATCCAGCGTGAGATCGTTGGGATCCTGGATCAGTTCACGGAGCTCGAGGCGGAGCTCGAGGCGGAGCTCGAGGAGAGAAGGCGGCAGTACACCCGCGTGGCCGACGAAATCATCTGGCGTCGTGACGGTGCGACGCCCGTCGCGCCGCTCGACGAACTTGGAGCGCTCAGGCGTGGCCGTCGGTTTACTCGGGCTGACTTCGTCAGCGAGGGGATCTCCGCGATCCACTACGGTGAGGTCTATACGACGTACGGAACCTCGACGGCGCACGCTGTTTCTTCTGTACGCAAGGATCTGGCGCCGTCCCTGCGCTATGCCAAACCTGGTGATGTGATCATTGCCGGTGTGGGGGAGACTGTTGCGGATGTGGGTATCGGTGTCGCCTGGCTTGGAGATGTGCCTGTCGCATTCCACGATGACTCCTTCGCATTCACGTCTCAGCTTGATCCCCGTTATGTGTCGCACGTCTTTCGGACGCCTCATTACCACAGGGCCAAGGAGTCCTTCGTGTCGCGTGCAAAGGTGAAGCGTCTCGGGGCCAACGGCCTTGGGCGGATTGAGATCCCTGTCCCGAACCAGGAGCGCCAGATCTGGATCGCGGATCAACTCGATGCCCTTGAGGCACTTCACGCCGACCTAGGCTCAGGCTTGCCCGCTGAGATCGTCGCACGTCGCCAGCAGTACGAGTACTACCGGGACAAGCTCCTCACCTTCCCGGAGAGGAAGGACCACGCATGA
- a CDS encoding GIY-YIG nuclease family protein, whose protein sequence is MTGKHIELFLVDGEAGGLRTADVSGWTGHLLAGPRSDLKCLLDRPEASGNGAYVLLGDDPDCVENLRCYIGKTESFTNRFRDHDRKKDWWDRAVLITSRDASFNEGHWSEVESRLLEIAAAAERCTLDDNKQTPQPRRLSEAQKSDVEDFLVQLRTILPVLGVNILRTSNARSIAEETPAPAVEHSPIFTLSVPRRGITARGEVVGDEFLLLEGSVISPRWTGRASSEATQRSYAAMSARHAKLVADGSLQVHGDTAVVTRDIPFGSPSLAGAIATGRACNGRTAWIWDGGTYADWENRGLGDAAPEVSSPAPDEEDA, encoded by the coding sequence ATGACCGGCAAGCACATCGAGCTCTTCCTCGTTGACGGAGAGGCAGGCGGCCTACGAACCGCCGACGTCTCCGGCTGGACCGGACACCTCCTGGCCGGCCCACGCTCCGACCTCAAGTGCCTCCTCGACCGCCCCGAAGCATCCGGCAACGGCGCCTACGTCCTACTCGGCGACGACCCCGACTGCGTCGAGAACCTCCGCTGCTATATCGGCAAGACCGAGTCCTTCACCAACCGATTCCGCGACCACGACCGCAAGAAGGACTGGTGGGACCGCGCCGTCCTCATCACGTCCCGCGACGCGTCCTTCAACGAGGGTCACTGGAGCGAGGTCGAGTCGCGCCTCCTGGAGATCGCTGCTGCCGCTGAGCGCTGCACCCTTGACGACAACAAGCAGACGCCCCAACCGCGACGGCTCTCCGAGGCGCAGAAGTCCGACGTCGAGGACTTCCTCGTCCAGCTCCGCACCATCCTCCCCGTGCTCGGCGTCAACATCCTCCGCACCTCGAACGCACGGAGCATCGCTGAGGAGACGCCGGCCCCCGCCGTCGAGCACTCGCCGATCTTCACGCTCTCCGTGCCACGCCGTGGGATCACCGCCCGAGGAGAAGTCGTCGGAGACGAGTTCCTCCTCCTCGAAGGATCTGTCATCAGCCCGCGCTGGACCGGGCGAGCCTCAAGCGAGGCCACCCAGCGCAGCTACGCCGCTATGAGCGCCCGCCACGCCAAGCTCGTCGCCGACGGGTCCCTCCAGGTCCACGGCGACACCGCCGTCGTCACTCGTGACATCCCCTTCGGGTCCCCGTCGCTCGCCGGCGCCATCGCCACCGGCCGCGCCTGCAACGGCCGCACCGCCTGGATCTGGGACGGCGGCACGTACGCCGACTGGGAGAACCGCGGGCTCGGCGACGCGGCCCCCGAGGTGTCGTCGCCGGCCCCAGATGAGGAGGACGCATGA
- a CDS encoding type I restriction endonuclease subunit R, giving the protein MSVREAPAVGIEPVILTDEATVVGEYEPAKHEDIGYQSEAQLEDSFIKQLQAQAYGYVTLDTEEALVANLRRQLEALNDYRFTDDEWKRFLEHSVAAANDSVIDKARRIQEDHVQVLTRDTGESKNIRLIDKTNIHNNRLQVTNQYVAVGGAHENRYDVTILVNGLPLVHVELKRRGVPIREAFNQINRYQRDSFWAGTGLFGYVQVFVISNGTHTKYYSNTTRLDHVTEDKGTRRQAKAASSDSFEFTSWWSDARNQPITDLIDFTRTFLAKRTILAILTRYCVLTTAKKLMVMRPYQIAATEAILQRINTSALNKQTGTIAAGGYVWHTTGSGKTLTSFKTAKLAAGLAGVDKVLFVVDRKDLDHQTIKEYNRFAAGTVAANQSTSQLAAQIEDPDVRIIVTTIQKLSNFVGRHRKHSVYDGHVVLIFDECHRSQFGDMHTAITKAFRNYHLFGFTGTPIFAANAGTSGGYDLRTTAQAFGDQLHTYTIVDAIRDNNVLPFHIDYIDTIRTADGVTDAEVSGINTEAALLAPERIGQVVAYIREHFDQKTRRNASYSLGEQRVRGFNSLFATASIRAARLYYDEFKRQQAGLPAGQRLTVGIIYSYAPNADAPGEVVADEAMDTAGLTADDREFLERAIEDYNETFSMSCSTDANGFEAYYEDLSERLATKQIDLVIVVNMFLTGFDSKSLNTLWVDKNLRTHGLIQAFSRTNRILNAVKSYGNIVCFRDLQAETDEAISLFGNREAGGLVLLKPYQEYLQEYIERVTELRAGFEPGGVIASEDAQKEFITLFGKILRLRNILTSFDDFVGQDVLDRGEFADYRSVYVDLYHELRPRNEAEKEVINDDLVFEIELVKQVEVNVDYILMLVDKHREQQGTGEDREIPVEIERAIASSPSLRNKKDLIEDFVRSVSARGDLDAQWQEYVAKRRDEELARIIAEEALRAEAATALVDAALRGDAEIGNEGTAITRVLPPVSRFRRPASGEGTLDEKKHRVVEQLREFVDRFRGLN; this is encoded by the coding sequence ATGAGCGTGCGCGAAGCCCCCGCCGTCGGCATCGAGCCCGTCATCCTCACCGACGAGGCCACCGTCGTTGGCGAGTACGAGCCCGCCAAGCACGAGGACATCGGCTACCAGTCCGAAGCCCAGCTCGAAGACTCCTTCATCAAGCAGCTCCAGGCTCAGGCCTACGGGTACGTCACCCTCGACACCGAGGAGGCGCTCGTCGCCAACCTGCGCCGCCAACTGGAGGCCCTCAACGACTATCGATTCACCGACGACGAGTGGAAGCGCTTCCTCGAGCACTCCGTGGCCGCCGCCAACGACTCCGTCATCGACAAGGCCCGCCGCATCCAGGAGGACCACGTCCAGGTCCTCACCCGCGACACCGGCGAGTCCAAGAACATCCGCCTCATCGACAAGACCAACATCCACAACAACCGGCTCCAGGTCACCAACCAGTACGTCGCCGTCGGCGGCGCCCACGAGAACCGCTACGACGTCACGATCCTCGTCAACGGGCTCCCGCTCGTGCACGTCGAGCTCAAGCGCCGCGGCGTGCCCATCCGCGAGGCCTTCAACCAGATCAACCGCTACCAGCGCGACTCCTTCTGGGCCGGCACCGGCCTGTTCGGCTACGTCCAGGTCTTCGTCATCTCCAACGGCACCCACACCAAGTACTACTCGAACACCACACGCCTCGACCACGTCACCGAGGACAAGGGCACGCGCCGGCAGGCCAAGGCGGCGTCGTCGGACTCCTTCGAGTTCACCTCCTGGTGGTCCGACGCCCGCAACCAGCCGATCACGGACCTCATCGACTTCACGCGGACCTTCCTCGCCAAGCGCACGATCCTGGCGATCCTCACCCGCTACTGCGTCCTCACCACCGCCAAGAAACTCATGGTGATGCGCCCCTACCAGATCGCCGCCACCGAGGCGATCCTCCAGCGCATCAACACCTCCGCACTCAACAAGCAGACCGGGACCATCGCCGCCGGTGGCTACGTCTGGCACACCACCGGCTCCGGCAAGACTCTCACCTCCTTCAAGACCGCCAAGCTCGCCGCAGGACTGGCCGGCGTGGACAAGGTGCTCTTCGTCGTCGACCGCAAGGACCTCGACCACCAGACCATCAAGGAGTACAACCGCTTCGCCGCCGGTACCGTCGCCGCCAACCAGTCCACGAGCCAGCTCGCCGCCCAGATCGAGGACCCCGACGTCCGCATCATCGTCACCACGATCCAGAAGCTCTCCAACTTCGTCGGCCGGCACCGCAAGCACTCCGTCTACGACGGGCACGTCGTCCTCATCTTCGACGAGTGCCACCGCAGCCAGTTCGGCGACATGCACACCGCCATCACCAAGGCCTTCCGGAACTACCACCTCTTCGGCTTCACCGGGACGCCCATCTTCGCCGCCAACGCCGGTACCTCCGGCGGCTACGACTTGCGCACCACCGCCCAGGCCTTCGGGGACCAACTCCATACCTACACGATCGTCGACGCCATCCGGGACAACAACGTCCTGCCCTTCCACATCGACTACATCGACACAATCCGCACCGCCGACGGCGTCACCGACGCCGAGGTCTCCGGGATCAACACCGAGGCTGCGCTCCTCGCCCCCGAGCGCATCGGCCAGGTGGTCGCCTACATCCGCGAGCACTTCGACCAGAAGACCCGCCGCAACGCCTCCTACAGCCTCGGCGAGCAGCGTGTGCGCGGTTTCAACTCGCTCTTCGCTACCGCCTCCATCCGGGCCGCCCGCCTCTACTACGACGAGTTCAAGCGTCAGCAGGCCGGGCTTCCTGCGGGCCAGCGGCTCACTGTCGGCATCATCTATTCCTACGCGCCCAACGCCGACGCGCCCGGCGAGGTGGTGGCCGACGAGGCGATGGACACGGCCGGACTCACCGCCGACGACCGCGAGTTCCTCGAGCGCGCCATCGAGGACTACAACGAGACCTTCTCGATGAGCTGCTCGACGGATGCGAACGGGTTCGAGGCCTACTACGAGGACCTCTCGGAGCGGCTCGCCACCAAGCAGATCGACCTCGTCATCGTGGTCAACATGTTCCTCACGGGCTTCGACTCCAAGAGCCTCAACACCCTGTGGGTCGACAAGAACCTGCGCACCCACGGCCTCATCCAGGCCTTCTCGCGGACCAACCGCATCCTCAACGCCGTCAAGTCCTACGGGAACATCGTCTGCTTCCGCGACCTCCAGGCCGAGACCGATGAGGCGATCTCGCTGTTCGGGAACCGCGAGGCCGGTGGGCTCGTTCTCCTCAAGCCCTACCAGGAGTACCTGCAGGAGTACATCGAGCGGGTTACTGAGCTGCGGGCCGGGTTCGAGCCCGGGGGCGTCATCGCCTCCGAGGACGCCCAGAAGGAGTTCATCACCCTCTTCGGCAAGATCCTGCGCCTGCGCAACATCCTCACGAGCTTCGACGACTTCGTCGGTCAGGACGTCCTCGACCGAGGCGAATTCGCCGACTACCGCAGCGTGTACGTCGACCTCTACCACGAGCTCCGGCCCCGGAACGAGGCTGAGAAGGAGGTCATCAACGACGACCTTGTCTTCGAGATCGAGCTCGTTAAACAGGTCGAGGTCAACGTCGACTACATCCTCATGCTCGTCGACAAGCACCGCGAGCAGCAGGGCACTGGTGAGGACCGGGAGATCCCGGTCGAGATCGAGCGCGCCATCGCCTCCAGCCCGTCACTTCGGAACAAGAAGGACCTCATCGAGGACTTCGTCCGCTCAGTCTCCGCACGTGGCGACCTGGACGCCCAGTGGCAGGAGTACGTGGCGAAACGACGCGACGAGGAGCTCGCCCGAATCATCGCGGAGGAGGCGCTACGCGCCGAGGCCGCGACGGCGCTCGTCGACGCCGCGCTGCGCGGAGACGCCGAGATCGGGAACGAGGGAACCGCGATTACCCGTGTGCTGCCGCCGGTCTCGAGGTTCCGGAGGCCGGCAAGCGGCGAGGGGACCCTGGACGAGAAGAAGCATCGCGTGGTCGAGCAGCTGCGGGAGTTCGTGGACAGGTTCCGGGGGCTCAATTGA
- a CDS encoding DUF4232 domain-containing protein, which produces MEPDSGASDDGAPQVDASDAAGTQVSSPCATGSVSAEVTPAEGGGAAGSVYWDVALTNTGSAECTLTGFPGVSFTDASGAQMGEPAEREAAEGVTVALAPGASAVAPLRVTNPGIIAGCTSTTASSVVIYPPNQTESLTAAAEIEVCAEQPSTTVGVLAQRS; this is translated from the coding sequence GTGGAGCCCGACAGCGGAGCGTCCGATGACGGCGCGCCCCAGGTCGACGCGAGCGACGCCGCGGGCACGCAGGTCTCGAGCCCGTGCGCCACCGGCTCCGTGAGCGCTGAGGTGACACCCGCCGAGGGAGGCGGTGCGGCCGGCTCCGTCTACTGGGACGTCGCCCTCACGAACACAGGCTCCGCGGAGTGCACGCTCACGGGCTTCCCCGGGGTGAGCTTCACCGACGCCTCAGGGGCTCAGATGGGCGAACCGGCCGAGCGGGAGGCCGCCGAAGGCGTGACCGTCGCGCTAGCACCGGGCGCCTCGGCGGTCGCACCGCTGAGGGTGACGAATCCCGGGATCATCGCCGGCTGCACGTCCACCACGGCGTCGAGCGTCGTCATCTACCCGCCGAACCAGACGGAGTCACTCACGGCTGCGGCCGAGATCGAGGTCTGCGCGGAGCAGCCGAGCACGACGGTCGGGGTGTTGGCGCAGCGCTCCTGA